The Labilibaculum sp. sequence AATTTTATACAAACTGTTGATTAACCAGAAAGAACAAATTGTGAAGGCTGACTTTGGCGTCCCAAAATCGTCCTTGTTTTTATAACGATACATCAAACCGTCGTGTTCCAATTCGTTTTGAATGGTTAGTACGGTCGATTTATACTTCTCATCTGTGGCATTGATAAAACCATAGCTTTCCATCAGCAAAACCGAAGCATCCATATCCTCAGAGCCATAAAATTGGGTGAACGCCTGTTTCTTTTCACTCCAGGCCTTTTTCATGATATCTTCTTTCACCGAATGCCGAAGAATGGTCCACTTTCCTACATAATAATCGCGCTTCAAAAGACTTGCAATTTTAACCGCCCGGTCGAAAGCCACCCAACACATCACTTTACTAAAAGTAAAATGGAGACTCTTGCCCCGGATTTCCCAAATTCCACGATCCGGTTTTTTCCAGTTCTCCTCTACAACCTTCACAATACTTCTTACAATGGTCCACAATTCCTCACTATGGTCGAGAGAATTTTCGAACATAGCGAAATGCTGATGAATCAAATCCAGCAATATCCCATATATGTCATTCTGCTTTTGTTTGTAGGCCGCATTCCCAACCCTTACCGGTTTTGATCCTTCATAACCTGCAAGGTGATCCAATTCATATTCCGAAAGCTTTTTTTCACCATTGATCCCATACATGATCTGAATTTTCTCATTCTTCTCAGGAATGATATCCATAATAAAATTCAGGTATCGTTTTGCCACATTATAATGCCCCAGTTGAGTGAGAATCTTAACAACCATAGAGCCATCGCGAATCCAGCAAAAGCGGTAGTCCCAATTTCTAACTTCCCCAATTGTTTCGGGTAAAGAAGTTGTTAATGCTGCCAGAACAGCTCCACTTTTCTGATAACTTAACAATTTCAAAACCAATGCACTTCGATTGGTTTCTTCGTTGTATTTCGGCAGTACTTTGGTTTTTTCGCTCCAGTTCAGCCAATATGTTTTTGTCCGCTGCAATTTCAAATAAATGCGGTCGGGTGTTTGTTCCAACAATTTCTGATTGTAGCTTACCTGGCAAAACCCATCTTTTTCCAATTCAATGACTTCCTGATTCAATATATCGGAATAATTAAAACTGGAATACAAATACAAGGAATCGTAATTTCCTGATGCTGTATAGGATTTGATATATTCCTCTCCCGACACTTTATTTTCTGTAATATTTCGGGCATAATCGAGTTGCGGATTGTATTTAATACGAAATTTTGGTTTCCCATAAACCAATCGAAAAAAACGAATCACATCAGATGGCATGTAGTAATCATTTTTTTCTGTCACATATCTGGGCATAAAATCCAATACTTCAAAAACTCCATCGACACACTCAAATCTTGTTTTTAAAATATTTGTATTTTTTCGGTACTCCTGTGTTATATTTGTTGCACTCTCAGGTAAAATTTCAAAACTACCACCTTTACTCTTATCCAACAACTTAGCAAATGCCGAAGATGAATCAAATTGTGGCAAACACACCCAATCCAACGACCCCTTTTCCGAAACCAGTGCCGCACTTCTACAATTTCCTATTACCCCGTAATTTAAATTCTTCATAAAAAAATGCTATTTTAGAGCTTAACCATAAAAACTCCACGGAAAATAAAGATTTTCCATGACTTTAGACTGTTTTTAAACCAAAATTTAAATCTCCTTTTTATGAATCGAATTCACATTGTCTCCAACAGACTCCCTTTTAGTATTAACGTAGAAAATGACAACATCGAATTAATTCCGAGTGTTGGCGGGCTTGCAACAGGTATGAGGTCGGTTTACAAAGAATACAATGGAAAATGGATTGGCTGGCCGGGATTACCAAGCGATGATCTTGACGATCAGCTAACTGCAAAAATCGAAGAGAATTTACAAAAAGAAGATTGTGTATCTGTTCACCTGTCAAAACAGGAAATAGACTTGTACTATGATGGTTTTAGTAACCGGACTATTTGGCCTCTCTTTCATTATTTTGCGCAATACATTGATTATGCCCCCGAGCTGTGGGATGCTTTTGTAAGCGTGAATCAAAAATTTGCTGACAAAGCACTGGAAACCATAGAGGAAGGAGATACAATTTGGATTCATGACTATCAACTATTGCTGGTCCCTGAAATGATAAAATCGAAAAAACCTGGTGTTACCATTGGTTTTTTTCTTCACATCCCCTTTCCTTCGTTTGAAGTTTTTCGAATTTTGCCTTGGAGAAAAGAATTGATAAAAGGTATGCTGGGTGCTGATCTGATAGGCTTTCACACTTTCGATTATCAAAGACATTTTTGCAGTTCGGTACGTCGTTTAATGGGTTATGAAATTTCATTCAACCAAATTCACATCGAAGACCGGATTATACTTGTTGATTCCTTTCCAATGGGAATTGACTACAATAAATTTAGAGACGCTGCAACTCAAACATTTCAAAAGCCGCTTCAGGAAAAATCGAAGCTTCATCGTGAGCTGGAAAAATATTTTCTGGTTTCACCTGAACGAAAGCTAATTCTCTCGATCGATCGAATGGATTACTCGAAAGGAATTCCAAACCGCTTACGGGCTTTCTCAAAATTCTTAGAAGATTATCCTGAATTTATAGGCAAAGTAACACTGATAATGCTTGCGGTACCATCCCGTGGAACCGTGGAACACTATATCAACCTTAAGAGAGAGGTGGATGAATTGGTTGGAACTGTAAATGGTAAATTCGGGAGTATTAACTACACGCCGGTTTGGTATTTTTACCGTTCGCTACCCTTCGAAAACCTGATTGAATTGTACAGTTCATGTGATGTTGCTCTGGTAACACCTGTGCGCGATGGAATGAATCTGGTTGCGAAAGAATATGTAGCATCAAGAACAAATAGAACAGGTGTTATCATTTTAAGTGAGATGGCAGGCGTTGCCAAAGAAATGGGGGAAGCTCTGATTATTAACCCGAACAATAGTAACGAAATTGCAAGCGCTATTAATCAGGCCTTAATCATGCCGCTTGATGAACAACGGGAACGGATGATCTTTCTTCAGGACAGAATAAAACGATATGATGTTTTCAAATGGTCCAGTGAGTTTGTAAAATCTTTATCAAAAGTTGAGAAGATACAAAACTCCTTCTATGCGAAGAAAATCAATAGTAAAATCATGGAAAATCTTAGCTCGAAATACCATTCTTCTGAAAAAAGAGCCATATTCCTTGATTACGACGGAACGTTAACCGGTTTCAGATCCAACCCGAATGATGCAAAACCGGATGAAGAGCTTCATAAAATTCTTTTCAAACTGGAAGAAGATCCTCGTAATGTGATTACAATTATAAGTGGCAGAGATAGAGATAGTCTGGAGAAATGGTTCGACGGACACAAAATCAATTTGATTGTTGAACATGGTGTTTGGCTTAGAAAAAATCAAAAAGAGTGGAAAATGCTAAGCAATGCTTCGGATATATGGAAACCAAATATTCGTCCTACTTTAGAAACCTTTGTTGACCAAACACCAGGGTCTTTTATCGAAGAAAAAAATTATTCTCTGGTTTGGCATTTCAGAAAAGCAG is a genomic window containing:
- a CDS encoding glycoside hydrolase family 15 protein → MKNLNYGVIGNCRSAALVSEKGSLDWVCLPQFDSSSAFAKLLDKSKGGSFEILPESATNITQEYRKNTNILKTRFECVDGVFEVLDFMPRYVTEKNDYYMPSDVIRFFRLVYGKPKFRIKYNPQLDYARNITENKVSGEEYIKSYTASGNYDSLYLYSSFNYSDILNQEVIELEKDGFCQVSYNQKLLEQTPDRIYLKLQRTKTYWLNWSEKTKVLPKYNEETNRSALVLKLLSYQKSGAVLAALTTSLPETIGEVRNWDYRFCWIRDGSMVVKILTQLGHYNVAKRYLNFIMDIIPEKNEKIQIMYGINGEKKLSEYELDHLAGYEGSKPVRVGNAAYKQKQNDIYGILLDLIHQHFAMFENSLDHSEELWTIVRSIVKVVEENWKKPDRGIWEIRGKSLHFTFSKVMCWVAFDRAVKIASLLKRDYYVGKWTILRHSVKEDIMKKAWSEKKQAFTQFYGSEDMDASVLLMESYGFINATDEKYKSTVLTIQNELEHDGLMYRYKNKDDFGTPKSAFTICSFWLINSLYKIGRKKEAKEKFDKLLTYSNHLGLFAEDIDFVSKRMLGNFPQAYSHLAIIETALNFSNTKAEDEESLLDQLNS
- a CDS encoding bifunctional alpha,alpha-trehalose-phosphate synthase (UDP-forming)/trehalose-phosphatase; this encodes MNRIHIVSNRLPFSINVENDNIELIPSVGGLATGMRSVYKEYNGKWIGWPGLPSDDLDDQLTAKIEENLQKEDCVSVHLSKQEIDLYYDGFSNRTIWPLFHYFAQYIDYAPELWDAFVSVNQKFADKALETIEEGDTIWIHDYQLLLVPEMIKSKKPGVTIGFFLHIPFPSFEVFRILPWRKELIKGMLGADLIGFHTFDYQRHFCSSVRRLMGYEISFNQIHIEDRIILVDSFPMGIDYNKFRDAATQTFQKPLQEKSKLHRELEKYFLVSPERKLILSIDRMDYSKGIPNRLRAFSKFLEDYPEFIGKVTLIMLAVPSRGTVEHYINLKREVDELVGTVNGKFGSINYTPVWYFYRSLPFENLIELYSSCDVALVTPVRDGMNLVAKEYVASRTNRTGVIILSEMAGVAKEMGEALIINPNNSNEIASAINQALIMPLDEQRERMIFLQDRIKRYDVFKWSSEFVKSLSKVEKIQNSFYAKKINSKIMENLSSKYHSSEKRAIFLDYDGTLTGFRSNPNDAKPDEELHKILFKLEEDPRNVITIISGRDRDSLEKWFDGHKINLIVEHGVWLRKNQKEWKMLSNASDIWKPNIRPTLETFVDQTPGSFIEEKNYSLVWHFRKAEPEQGELRANELRDELTTMIANHNLEILEGNKVIEVKSGGINKGIAAMQFLKNQNFDFVMAVGDDWTDEYMFRELPESSHTIKVGLKNTAAKYKVESVASVRKLLSEFIK